The Ancylobacter sp. WKF20 genome contains a region encoding:
- a CDS encoding substrate-binding domain-containing protein has protein sequence MGALSKKVLLGSAVALALVAGSAGALMAQNKPVIATVVKISGIPWFDRMETGVKQFQKDNPDVVATQYGPATADAAQQLQIVNDLVAKGVNGLAVVPMDPSVLEGTLKRAMDRGIIVVTHEADNQKNTHADVEAFDNADYGRALNERLATCMGGKGKWTTFVGSVGSRTHMQWVGAGEANAKSKHPDMVLVDANNESFDDANATYEKAKEILRKHPDIKGFQTSAGNDVLGVGRAIDEAGLSGKVCLVGTGLPNPSADLLESGAITAIGFWDPQKAGMAMNSVAKSLIAGKKIEDGANLGVPGYEKVKVTKGPGVGVLIIGNGMVLADKANYKEYLF, from the coding sequence ATGGGAGCTCTCTCGAAGAAGGTGCTGCTCGGCTCCGCCGTGGCGCTCGCCCTCGTCGCCGGCTCGGCCGGCGCGCTGATGGCGCAGAACAAGCCGGTCATTGCCACCGTGGTGAAGATCAGCGGCATTCCGTGGTTTGACCGCATGGAAACCGGCGTCAAGCAGTTCCAGAAGGACAACCCGGACGTCGTCGCCACCCAGTATGGCCCGGCCACCGCCGACGCGGCCCAGCAGCTCCAGATCGTCAACGATCTCGTCGCCAAGGGCGTGAACGGTCTCGCCGTGGTGCCGATGGACCCGTCCGTGCTGGAAGGCACGCTGAAGCGCGCCATGGACCGCGGGATCATCGTCGTGACCCATGAGGCCGACAACCAGAAGAACACCCACGCCGATGTCGAGGCCTTCGACAATGCCGATTACGGCCGCGCGCTGAACGAGCGCCTCGCCACCTGCATGGGCGGCAAGGGCAAGTGGACCACCTTCGTCGGCTCGGTCGGCAGCCGCACCCACATGCAGTGGGTCGGCGCGGGCGAGGCCAATGCCAAGTCCAAGCACCCGGACATGGTTCTGGTGGACGCCAATAACGAGTCCTTCGACGACGCCAACGCCACCTATGAGAAGGCCAAGGAAATCCTGCGCAAGCATCCGGACATCAAGGGCTTCCAGACCTCGGCCGGCAATGACGTGCTCGGCGTCGGCCGTGCCATCGACGAGGCCGGCCTCTCCGGCAAGGTGTGCCTGGTCGGCACCGGCCTGCCCAACCCCTCGGCGGACCTGCTGGAGTCCGGGGCCATCACCGCCATCGGCTTCTGGGATCCGCAGAAGGCCGGCATGGCGATGAACTCGGTCGCCAAGAGCCTGATCGCCGGCAAGAAGATCGAGGACGGCGCCAATCTCGGCGTGCCCGGCTATGAGAAGGTGAAGGTCACCAAGGGTCCGGGCGTCGGCGTGCTGATCATCGGCAACGGCATGGTCCTGGCCGACAAGGCGAACTACAAGGAATACCTCTTCTGA
- a CDS encoding ABC transporter permease encodes MRTTSGQLVMLVVINAALLALGAAISGGTFLSPFNLQSMAGQLPEIGLLAIGVMLAMCAGNGGIDLSGIALANLSGVASAVLVGSVLSSTDSETAFSLAFIAGALAIGLIGGTINGLLISRMNITPILCTLGTQMLFTGIAVVVSDGRAVAVGSPELLSEIGNGLVFGVPYSFLIFVGVAGLIAAALKFTPFGLWLMLMGTNPKAAAYAGFPKTGVLIATYATSGLLSGLAGIMIAARNVNVKWDYGTSYLLIAILIAVMAGVRPEGGYGRVICVVMATIALQLMSSMLNFGGLSNFVRDFAWGALLLTFLAVGRYNVVGLLTPNKSKKLV; translated from the coding sequence ATGAGGACAACCAGCGGCCAGTTGGTCATGCTCGTCGTCATCAATGCGGCGCTGCTTGCCCTCGGCGCGGCCATTTCCGGCGGCACCTTCCTCTCCCCGTTCAATCTGCAGTCCATGGCCGGGCAATTGCCGGAGATTGGCCTGCTCGCCATCGGCGTGATGCTGGCCATGTGCGCGGGCAATGGCGGCATCGACCTCTCCGGCATCGCGCTCGCCAATCTCTCCGGCGTCGCCTCCGCCGTGCTGGTTGGCTCGGTCCTGTCGAGCACCGACAGCGAGACCGCCTTCTCGCTCGCCTTCATCGCCGGGGCGCTGGCGATCGGCCTCATCGGCGGGACGATCAACGGCCTGCTGATCAGCCGGATGAACATCACGCCGATCCTCTGCACGCTCGGCACGCAGATGCTGTTCACCGGCATCGCCGTGGTGGTGTCGGATGGCCGGGCGGTGGCGGTCGGCAGCCCGGAGCTGCTGTCCGAGATCGGCAACGGCCTCGTCTTCGGCGTGCCCTACAGCTTCCTGATCTTCGTCGGCGTCGCCGGGCTGATCGCCGCCGCGCTCAAATTCACGCCGTTCGGCCTGTGGCTGATGCTGATGGGCACCAACCCGAAGGCGGCGGCCTATGCCGGCTTTCCCAAGACCGGCGTGCTGATCGCGACCTATGCCACCAGCGGCCTGCTCTCGGGCCTCGCCGGCATCATGATCGCGGCCCGCAACGTCAATGTGAAGTGGGACTACGGCACGTCCTATCTGCTGATCGCCATCCTCATCGCGGTCATGGCCGGCGTGCGCCCCGAGGGCGGCTATGGCCGGGTGATCTGCGTGGTCATGGCGACCATCGCGCTCCAGCTCATGTCGAGCATGCTGAATTTCGGCGGTCTGTCGAACTTCGTCCGCGACTTCGCCTGGGGCGCGCTGCTTCTGACCTTCCTGGCGGTCGGCCGCTACAACGTGGTCGGCCTGCTGACCCCCAACAAGAGCAAGAAGCTCGTGTGA
- a CDS encoding LacI family DNA-binding transcriptional regulator, whose amino-acid sequence MTRKSFTIRDIATAAGVSPATVSLVLNGKGEISADTRTRVLEAAARLNYVPRLVRSGPAKPRTDGAGTIRFLKIARHGHTVNRDHNVFISDYIDGMSAEATRRGYTLEVVTHEGQSASAIAESLASAPASGVIALGTEMSETDIRVLQGVGRPIVFIDTFFDVIEANFVNMNNEDAVHQVLARLRQQGFRRLGFVASPVDTTNFRLRQEAFHRNMARLGVPVDPAHILAVESTLDGAYADAVAALTRGIALADAYFCTNDVIAYGFIKALREFGVRIPEDVGVVGFDNLPVGATMDPALTTIDVSKRKIGNLAVTVLDDLIHAAEPPPPVKIMVGARLVARLSDRGPADPRPVPTAVRRRGITETASGSR is encoded by the coding sequence ATGACCCGCAAGTCCTTCACCATCCGGGACATCGCCACGGCCGCGGGGGTTTCGCCGGCCACGGTGTCGCTCGTGCTCAACGGCAAGGGCGAGATCTCGGCGGATACGCGCACCCGCGTGCTGGAGGCCGCCGCGCGGCTGAACTATGTGCCGCGCCTCGTGCGGTCCGGTCCGGCCAAGCCACGCACGGACGGCGCCGGGACGATCCGCTTCCTCAAGATCGCCCGCCACGGCCACACGGTGAACCGCGACCACAACGTCTTCATCTCCGACTATATCGACGGCATGTCGGCCGAGGCGACGCGGCGGGGCTACACGCTGGAAGTCGTCACTCATGAGGGCCAGAGCGCCAGCGCCATCGCCGAAAGCCTCGCCTCCGCCCCGGCCAGCGGGGTGATCGCGCTCGGCACCGAAATGTCGGAGACCGATATTCGCGTGCTGCAGGGCGTGGGCCGGCCCATCGTGTTCATCGACACGTTCTTCGACGTGATCGAGGCCAATTTCGTCAACATGAACAATGAGGATGCCGTCCATCAGGTGCTGGCGCGGCTGCGCCAGCAGGGCTTCCGGCGCCTCGGCTTCGTCGCCAGCCCGGTCGACACGACGAATTTCCGGCTGCGGCAGGAGGCGTTCCACCGCAACATGGCGCGCCTCGGCGTGCCCGTGGACCCCGCCCATATCCTCGCCGTCGAATCCACGCTCGACGGCGCCTACGCCGATGCGGTGGCGGCGCTGACGCGGGGCATCGCGCTGGCGGACGCCTATTTCTGCACGAATGACGTGATCGCCTATGGCTTCATCAAGGCGCTGCGCGAGTTCGGCGTCCGTATCCCCGAGGATGTCGGCGTGGTCGGCTTCGACAATCTGCCGGTCGGCGCGACCATGGACCCGGCGCTCACCACCATCGACGTGTCGAAGCGCAAGATCGGCAATCTCGCCGTCACCGTGCTGGACGATCTCATCCACGCCGCCGAGCCGCCCCCGCCGGTGAAGATCATGGTCGGTGCCCGCCTGGTGGCGCGGCTGAGCGACCGTGGCCCCGCCGATCCGCGCCCGGTGCCGACCGCCGTGCGCCGGCGCGGCATCACCGAAACGGCATCAGGTTCCCGATGA
- a CDS encoding aldo/keto reductase yields MKYRTLGRSGLKVSALSMGTFSFGGVGAFAKVANHGVPEARRLVDTCIDGGINVIDTANMYSLGRSEEIVGEVLEGRRDRVLISSKARMRIGDGPNDEGVSRYHLIRECERSLKRLRTDHIDIYFLHEWDGITPLEEMLSALDALMRAGKIRYIGCSNYSGWHVMKALGIAEAKNLPRFVTQQIHYTLEAREAEYELLPIAVDQGVGVMVWSPLAAGLLSGAFARDKFPADSRQAAGWTEPPIRDAERLWSIVDVLNEIAAARGVTAAQVSIAWTLSRPGIASLVVGGTQESHFRDNIAAVDLELTGDELERLNQVSRPPYLYPYWHQHNFARDRFSPADWALHASYEDLGQV; encoded by the coding sequence ATGAAGTACCGCACGCTCGGCCGCTCCGGCCTCAAGGTTTCCGCGCTCTCCATGGGCACCTTCTCCTTCGGCGGGGTCGGCGCCTTCGCCAAGGTGGCCAATCACGGCGTGCCGGAAGCGCGCCGGCTGGTCGATACCTGTATTGATGGCGGCATCAACGTCATCGACACCGCCAACATGTACTCGCTCGGCCGCTCGGAGGAGATCGTCGGCGAGGTGCTGGAAGGGCGGCGCGACCGGGTGCTGATTTCGTCCAAGGCGCGGATGCGCATCGGCGACGGGCCGAATGACGAGGGCGTCTCGCGCTATCACCTGATCCGCGAATGCGAGCGCAGTCTCAAGCGCCTGCGCACCGACCATATCGACATCTATTTCCTGCACGAATGGGACGGCATCACTCCGCTGGAGGAGATGCTCTCGGCGCTCGACGCGCTGATGCGCGCCGGCAAGATCCGCTATATCGGCTGCTCCAACTATTCCGGCTGGCATGTGATGAAGGCGCTCGGCATTGCCGAGGCGAAAAACCTGCCGCGCTTCGTCACCCAGCAGATCCACTACACGCTGGAAGCCCGCGAGGCGGAGTATGAGCTGCTGCCGATCGCCGTCGATCAGGGCGTCGGCGTGATGGTGTGGAGCCCGCTGGCGGCCGGCCTGCTCTCCGGCGCCTTCGCCCGCGACAAGTTCCCCGCCGATTCCCGTCAGGCCGCCGGCTGGACCGAGCCGCCGATCCGCGATGCCGAGCGGTTGTGGTCCATCGTCGACGTGCTGAACGAGATCGCGGCGGCGCGCGGCGTCACCGCGGCGCAGGTCTCCATCGCCTGGACGCTGTCGCGGCCCGGCATCGCCTCGCTGGTGGTCGGCGGGACGCAGGAGAGCCATTTCCGCGACAACATCGCCGCCGTCGATCTGGAACTGACGGGCGACGAGCTGGAGCGGCTGAACCAGGTCAGCCGGCCGCCCTATCTCTACCCCTATTGGCACCAGCACAATTTCGCCCGCGACCGCTTCAGCCCGGCCGACTGGGCGCTGCACGCCAGCTATGAGGATCTCGGTCAGGTCTGA
- a CDS encoding aspartate/glutamate racemase family protein, with amino-acid sequence MSSPTTHRLALLHTVPALAPALRPRLEAALPGWSFTDIVDESLLAETIREGRLTEATRARLGQHLSAASGQADAILVTCSTLGEAVDALAPRISVPVFRIDRGMAEAAVQRARRIGVLATLPTTLGPTGRLIRDAGRSVEVTEHLCEGAFARLAAGDRAGHDAMVQAGFAALAPQVDLVVLAQASMANALAGHEGDVPVLTSPAPGIAAVAAALTSLSA; translated from the coding sequence ATGAGCAGCCCCACCACCCACCGTCTTGCCCTTCTCCACACTGTCCCGGCGCTGGCGCCGGCGCTGCGCCCCCGCCTCGAGGCGGCGCTGCCGGGCTGGAGCTTCACCGACATCGTCGATGAAAGCCTGCTGGCCGAAACCATTCGCGAGGGGCGCCTGACCGAGGCGACGAGGGCGCGGCTGGGGCAGCATCTGTCCGCCGCGAGCGGGCAGGCCGACGCCATCCTCGTCACCTGCTCGACGCTAGGCGAGGCGGTGGACGCGCTGGCGCCGCGCATCAGCGTGCCGGTGTTCCGCATCGACCGCGGAATGGCCGAGGCTGCCGTGCAGCGCGCGCGGCGCATCGGCGTGCTCGCCACGCTGCCGACGACGCTCGGCCCGACCGGCCGGCTCATCCGTGACGCCGGCCGCTCCGTCGAGGTGACCGAGCATCTGTGCGAAGGCGCCTTTGCGCGCCTCGCCGCCGGTGACCGCGCCGGCCATGACGCGATGGTGCAGGCCGGTTTCGCCGCGCTCGCCCCGCAGGTCGATCTCGTCGTGCTGGCGCAGGCCTCGATGGCCAACGCGCTGGCGGGGCACGAGGGTGATGTCCCCGTGCTCACCAGCCCGGCGCCCGGCATCGCCGCCGTCGCCGCCGCGCTGACCTCGCTTTCGGCCTGA
- the pfkB gene encoding 1-phosphofructokinase gives MSPAAAPDIVTLTLNPAIDQTVTVEHLAPGHVHRAVAVRYDAGGKGVNVAACLADWGLKVAAAGLLGAANAAPFEALFAAKSIADRFRRVPGETRTNIKLLDRSSGETTDVNLPGFPAETSALAEVEADLARLARPYGLVVLSGSLPEGAPPDIYARLVARLRGEGARVVLDTSGLPLTHALAGTPPTLVKPNRRELEVWAGRPLDDRADLLAVAQRLCAAGITYVVVSLGADGALFVSADEALHARAPEVTGGSSVGAGDAMVAGLVAGLHEGRGLEGLARLGTAFAVGKLGLPGANLPAATVIESIAAAVAIQPAAIWAAAHAAIA, from the coding sequence ATGAGCCCCGCCGCTGCGCCCGATATCGTCACCCTCACGCTCAACCCGGCCATCGACCAGACGGTGACGGTGGAGCATCTGGCCCCCGGCCATGTCCACCGCGCCGTCGCCGTGCGCTATGACGCGGGTGGCAAGGGCGTGAACGTCGCCGCCTGTCTCGCCGATTGGGGGCTGAAGGTCGCCGCCGCCGGCCTGCTCGGCGCCGCCAATGCCGCCCCCTTCGAGGCGCTGTTCGCCGCCAAGTCCATCGCCGACCGCTTCCGCCGCGTGCCGGGCGAGACCCGCACCAATATCAAGCTGCTCGACCGCAGCAGCGGCGAGACCACGGATGTGAACCTGCCGGGCTTCCCGGCCGAGACCAGCGCGCTCGCCGAGGTCGAGGCCGATCTCGCCCGTCTCGCCCGGCCGTACGGGCTGGTCGTGCTCTCCGGCAGCCTGCCGGAAGGGGCGCCGCCGGACATCTATGCCCGCCTTGTCGCGCGCCTGCGCGGGGAGGGCGCCCGCGTGGTGCTCGACACCAGCGGCCTGCCGCTCACCCATGCGCTGGCCGGTACGCCGCCGACCCTCGTCAAGCCGAACCGGCGCGAGCTGGAAGTGTGGGCCGGCCGCCCGCTCGATGACCGGGCGGACCTGCTCGCCGTGGCGCAGCGCCTTTGCGCCGCCGGCATCACCTATGTCGTGGTCTCGCTCGGCGCCGATGGGGCGCTGTTCGTCAGCGCCGACGAGGCGTTGCACGCCCGCGCGCCGGAAGTCACCGGCGGCAGCTCGGTCGGTGCCGGGGACGCCATGGTCGCCGGTCTCGTCGCGGGTCTGCATGAGGGGCGCGGCCTTGAGGGTCTCGCCCGGCTCGGTACCGCCTTCGCGGTGGGCAAGCTCGGCCTGCCCGGCGCCAACCTGCCCGCCGCCACGGTGATCGAGAGCATCGCCGCCGCCGTCGCCATCCAGCCGGCCGCCATCTGGGCGGCCGCGCACGCCGCCATCGCCTGA
- the ptsP gene encoding phosphoenolpyruvate--protein phosphotransferase codes for MSIAAARMMSPAGSELLPITMIRLAAHPADKDAAIAEAAQMLVAAGYVEAGYAQSMARREAVANTFLGHGVAIPHGLGEDRHLVRKNGLAILQVPAGVTWNDGQTAHLVVAIAAQSDTHITVLRRLTRLLQDSELLARLATTDDAALIANALGSDEPAQAAPAQAATDLAISFDWTVDYPTGLHARPASAWVETARRFGAQLRVRNGAVAADPKNLIALLQLGLRAGEAVTISAEGTDDEAALAALRATITSLSAQEKADAAVAASRAKQSARAGWTPPAGLSALSGAPAAPGLAIAPLHVIAASATEIPDRPVALTEGAALLQEALTHTRQQLQALADDTARRLGATDAGIFKAQAELLGDSDLITRTCQLMVDGHGVAFAWHAVIEQVAEELAGVGNPVLAARAADLRDVGQRVLGHIDPALKAGSLRDLPDEPCILVAADLSPSDTAGLDPARVVGIATAQGGPTSHTAILARTLGVPALVGGGAALLDLPSGTPAILDGGAGRLYLQPDADALASARAFDAARAAERAREEEARALPARTTDGTEISIGANINLPDQAAFALAQGAEGVGLMRTEFLFLERSATPSEDEQYAIYRAMSQALGGRQLIVRTLDIGGDKQVAHLNLPHEENPFLGVRGARLLLRRPDLLEPQLRALYRAAKDGAEILIMFPMITSLGELLALRQISERIREELDAPTVPLGIMIEVPAAAIQAESLAAHADFFSIGTNDLTQYTLAIDRQNPQLAQEVDSLHPAVLRLIKATVDGARVHGRWVGVCGGIAGEPFGAALLAGLGCSELSMTPREVPGVKARLRAASMTDLAALAEKALACESGEEVRALDGGHA; via the coding sequence ATGTCCATCGCCGCCGCCCGAATGATGTCGCCCGCCGGCAGTGAGCTGCTGCCGATCACCATGATTCGTCTGGCCGCTCATCCGGCCGACAAGGACGCCGCCATCGCCGAGGCCGCGCAGATGCTGGTCGCCGCCGGCTATGTCGAGGCCGGCTATGCCCAGAGCATGGCGCGCCGCGAGGCGGTGGCGAACACCTTCCTCGGCCATGGCGTCGCCATCCCGCACGGGCTCGGCGAGGACCGCCACCTCGTCCGCAAGAACGGCCTCGCCATCCTTCAGGTGCCCGCGGGCGTGACGTGGAATGACGGGCAGACCGCCCATCTCGTCGTCGCCATCGCCGCGCAGTCCGACACGCACATCACCGTGCTGCGCCGCCTGACCCGGCTGTTGCAGGACAGCGAGTTGCTGGCCCGCCTCGCCACCACGGACGATGCCGCGCTGATCGCGAATGCGCTCGGCTCGGACGAGCCCGCGCAGGCCGCGCCGGCGCAGGCGGCCACCGATCTCGCGATCTCCTTCGACTGGACGGTGGATTACCCCACCGGCCTGCATGCCCGCCCCGCGAGCGCCTGGGTGGAGACCGCCCGACGCTTCGGCGCGCAGCTGCGCGTGCGCAATGGCGCGGTTGCTGCCGACCCGAAGAACCTTATCGCGCTGCTCCAGCTCGGCCTGCGTGCGGGCGAAGCTGTGACCATTTCCGCCGAGGGCACGGACGACGAGGCGGCGCTCGCCGCGCTGCGTGCCACCATCACCAGCCTCAGCGCGCAGGAAAAGGCCGATGCGGCTGTTGCCGCCAGCCGTGCCAAGCAGTCCGCGCGCGCCGGCTGGACACCGCCGGCGGGGCTTTCCGCCCTTAGCGGCGCCCCCGCCGCGCCGGGCCTCGCCATCGCTCCCCTCCATGTCATCGCCGCCAGCGCGACCGAGATCCCTGATCGCCCGGTCGCCCTGACCGAGGGCGCGGCGCTGCTTCAGGAAGCGCTGACCCACACCCGCCAGCAGCTTCAGGCGCTTGCCGATGACACCGCCCGCCGCCTCGGCGCGACGGATGCCGGCATCTTCAAGGCGCAGGCCGAACTGTTGGGGGATTCCGACCTCATCACCCGCACCTGCCAGCTCATGGTCGATGGCCATGGCGTCGCCTTCGCCTGGCACGCCGTCATCGAGCAGGTGGCGGAAGAACTCGCCGGTGTCGGCAATCCCGTGCTTGCCGCGCGCGCGGCCGATCTGCGCGATGTCGGCCAGCGCGTGCTCGGCCATATCGACCCGGCGCTGAAGGCGGGCTCGCTGCGCGACCTGCCGGACGAGCCTTGCATTCTCGTCGCCGCCGATCTCTCGCCCTCCGACACGGCCGGGCTCGACCCGGCGCGCGTCGTCGGCATCGCCACCGCGCAGGGCGGGCCGACCTCGCACACCGCCATCCTCGCCCGCACGCTCGGCGTGCCCGCGCTGGTCGGCGGCGGGGCGGCGCTGCTCGATCTGCCCTCCGGCACGCCGGCCATTCTCGATGGCGGCGCCGGCCGGCTCTATCTCCAGCCGGACGCGGACGCCCTTGCCTCGGCCCGCGCTTTCGATGCCGCCCGCGCCGCCGAGCGCGCCCGCGAGGAAGAAGCCCGCGCGCTGCCGGCCCGCACCACCGATGGCACCGAGATCAGCATCGGCGCCAATATCAACCTGCCGGATCAGGCGGCCTTCGCGCTCGCGCAGGGCGCGGAAGGCGTCGGGCTGATGCGCACCGAGTTCCTGTTCCTCGAGCGCAGCGCCACGCCGAGCGAGGACGAGCAGTACGCGATCTACCGCGCCATGTCGCAGGCGCTGGGCGGGCGCCAGCTCATCGTCCGCACGCTCGATATTGGCGGCGACAAGCAGGTGGCCCATCTCAATCTGCCGCATGAGGAAAACCCGTTCCTCGGCGTGCGCGGCGCCCGCCTGCTGCTGCGCCGGCCGGATTTGCTGGAGCCGCAGCTCCGCGCCCTCTACCGCGCGGCGAAGGACGGCGCCGAGATCCTCATCATGTTCCCGATGATCACCTCGCTCGGCGAACTTCTCGCTTTGCGCCAGATCAGCGAGCGCATCCGCGAGGAACTCGATGCCCCGACCGTGCCGCTCGGCATCATGATCGAGGTGCCGGCCGCCGCCATCCAGGCGGAATCGCTGGCGGCGCATGCCGACTTCTTCTCCATCGGCACCAACGACCTCACCCAGTACACCCTCGCCATCGACCGGCAGAACCCGCAGCTCGCGCAGGAGGTCGACAGTCTCCATCCGGCGGTGCTGCGCCTCATCAAGGCGACGGTGGATGGCGCCCGCGTGCATGGCCGCTGGGTCGGCGTGTGCGGCGGCATTGCCGGCGAACCCTTCGGGGCGGCGCTGCTGGCAGGGCTGGGCTGTAGCGAGCTTTCCATGACCCCGCGCGAGGTGCCCGGCGTCAAGGCGCGGCTGCGCGCCGCCTCCATGACCGACCTTGCCGCGCTGGCGGAAAAGGCGCTGGCCTGCGAGAGCGGCGAGGAGGTGCGCGCGCTGGACGGGGGGCACGCATGA
- a CDS encoding LacI family DNA-binding transcriptional regulator → MTANIKDVARLAGVSVSTVSRALGKGPVSAEVRRQVEAAVKATGYRPNLSARRLRSQRSQTIGLIVADIRNPFFTAVSRAVEDAAYGAGMRVILCNTGEDPEREALYLRLMQEERVTGLIFAPTRATIGGLRAQNFDYPVVLIDRAAASGEFDTVVLDNRGASARLVDHLAERGYRRIGGLFGSTSTTGLEREAGYVAAMSARGLAPQARMITPLAQSAEDAAVAWLGEAERPDAIIVSNGLFLLGLCRAARRLGLSIPRDLAIAGFDNEAWTELVEPGLTVIEQPVETFGREAMALLFQRLKAPTAPTRTILLAGTLIERGSTHALP, encoded by the coding sequence ATGACCGCCAATATCAAGGACGTAGCCCGGCTGGCGGGCGTCTCGGTGTCCACCGTCTCGCGCGCTCTGGGCAAGGGGCCGGTGAGCGCGGAAGTGCGCCGGCAGGTCGAGGCGGCGGTGAAGGCCACCGGCTATCGCCCCAACCTTTCCGCCCGACGCCTGCGTTCGCAGCGCAGCCAGACCATCGGCCTGATCGTCGCCGACATCCGCAACCCGTTCTTCACGGCGGTCAGCCGCGCGGTGGAGGACGCCGCCTATGGCGCGGGGATGCGGGTCATCCTGTGCAATACCGGCGAGGATCCCGAGCGCGAGGCGCTTTATCTGCGGCTGATGCAGGAAGAGCGGGTGACCGGGCTGATCTTCGCCCCCACCCGCGCGACCATTGGCGGGCTGCGGGCGCAGAATTTCGACTATCCGGTGGTGCTGATCGACCGCGCCGCCGCCTCCGGCGAGTTCGACACGGTGGTGCTGGACAATCGCGGCGCCAGCGCCCGGCTGGTGGATCACCTCGCCGAGCGCGGCTACCGGCGCATTGGCGGGCTGTTCGGCTCGACCAGCACGACGGGCCTTGAGCGCGAGGCGGGCTATGTCGCGGCGATGAGCGCGCGCGGGCTTGCCCCACAGGCGCGGATGATCACACCGCTGGCGCAGTCGGCCGAGGACGCCGCCGTCGCGTGGCTCGGCGAGGCCGAGCGGCCGGACGCCATCATCGTCAGCAACGGGCTGTTCCTGCTCGGCCTGTGCCGCGCCGCACGCCGGCTCGGCCTCTCCATCCCGCGCGACCTCGCCATTGCCGGCTTCGACAATGAGGCGTGGACCGAGCTCGTCGAGCCCGGCCTCACCGTGATCGAGCAGCCGGTCGAGACCTTCGGGCGCGAGGCGATGGCGCTGCTGTTCCAACGCCTGAAGGCGCCCACCGCGCCGACGCGCACCATCCTGCTCGCCGGCACGCTGATCGAGCGTGGCTCGACCCACGCCCTCCCCTGA